Genomic window (Bacteroidota bacterium):
GAAAACGATGAATAAAATATCTACTCTTATGATAGCCCTTTTGTTAGGCTTTTCGATTCAGGCCTTTTCACAGGCTCGCGTTCAGGTGATTCATAATTCAGCCGACCTTGCCACCAAGGTTGTGGATGTTTGGCTTGATGACCAAATGCTGATTGATGATTTCGAATTCCGCACTGCTACTCCATTTATTGATGCACCGGCAGGAGTGGAGTTCCGCATTGCCATTCTACCCCCAAACAGTACTTCTCCGGATAACCCCATCTGGCAGAATACTTATGAGCTTGAGGATGCCAGGACCTACGTTTTGGTTGCCAACGGTATTGTAAGCCCTTCCGGATATTCACCGGCTACACCATTTAATATAGATGTATTCCCTTTCGGCCGTGAGGCATCTTCCAAACCGGGTAACGCTGACGTACTGGTATATCACGGTGCAACCGATGCCCCGGTAGTTGATGTCGTTGAAGTTGCCCTGGGTGCTGGAACCATTGTTAATGACCTTGCATACAGTGAATTTCAGGGTTATCTTGAGCTTCCAACAGCCGACTTTTCTCTTCAGATCCGTGACATGACCGGTACTCAGGTAGTAGCTCAATATGCAGCTCCTCTTCAAACACTCGGACTTGTTGACCAGTCAATGATTGTTCTGGCATCAGGTTTCCTGAATCCTGCTTCCAATAGCGATGGTCCGTCTTTTGGATTATTTGTTGCTCTCACTGGTGGTGGTTCTCTCATCCCCCTGCCTTCTGAGGAAATTTCCACTGCACGAATTCAGGTTATTCATAATTCATCCGACATCCTGGCTAAGGAAGTTGATATTTGGGTGAATGGTCAGCTTGCTATTGACAATTTTATGTTCCGTACTGCCACTCCTTTTATCAATGCACCGGCAAACCAGGATGTGACCATTGCCGTACAGCCAGCTAACAGCAGCAGTGCTTCAAATCCCCTTTGGTCAGACACTTTTATCTTCCAGGGTGGAGAAAGATATATCCTCGTTGCCAACGGATTGGTTAATCCATCCGGCTACAATCCTTTTGTTCCTTTTGATATTTTCGTTTATAACCCTGCCCGCGAATTTGCCGGAATCCAGGGGTATACGGATATCGTATTATTCCATGGTTCAACCGATGCTCCGGTAGTGGATATTTACGAGGGAACCACCAAAACCGTGGTGATCGACAACCTGGAATATGGTGAATTCAGAGGTTACCTTGAAGTTCCTGCAGGTAATTATTCTTTTGAAGTCCGTGACCAATCAGGTTCGGTTACTGTAGCAACTTACGGAGCTCCATTACTTGATCTTGGTATGTCAGGCAAAGCAGTGAGCGTTATTGCCAGCGGTTTCTTTGCTCCGGAGAACAATAGTGAAGGACCTTCCTTTGGATTATTTCTGGCTTCTCCCGATGGTGGTGAACTTATTGAACTTCCACTAATTGAGGAGCCTTTGGAAACAGCCCGCGTTCAGGTGATCCACAATAGTGCCGATGCTGCTGCAGAAACTGTCGATGTGTGGCTCGACGATCAGCTTTTGATCGATGACTTCATGTTCCGTACAGCTACTCCTTTTATTGATGCCCCGGCAGGCGTTGACTTTACCATCGCGATCCAGCCCGCCAACAGCACAAGTCCTGAAAACCCACTGTGGTCAAATGTCTACAATCTGACCAGCGGTGAAACATACATCCTTGTAGCCAATGGCATTGTTAGCCCAACGGGTTATGATCCAGTGCAGCCCTTTAACATCTATGTTTTCACGCCTGCAAGGGAAATGGCAACAGGAATGATGAACACCGATGTAATGGTTTTTCATGGCTCAACAGATGCTCCGGTTGTGGATGTAGTTGAAGTTGGCCAGGGTGCAGGAACTATTATTGATAACCTTGCATATGGTGATTTTGCAGGATATCTGGAACTTCCCACCGCAGATTATTCTCTTCAGATCAGAAATGAAGTAGGTAATACTGTTGTTGCACAATATGCCGCACCTCTTGCAACCCTTGGCTTAAACGGAGCCGCGATTTCAGTAATTGCTTCAGGATTCCTGAACCCTGCTGCAAACAGTGATGGACCTGCTTTCGGCTTATGGGTTGCTTTGGCTTCCGGTGGTGACCTCGTTGAATTGCCGGTTGAACCTATCTCAACTGCCCGCGTTCAGGTGATACACAACAGCGCTGATGCTGCTGCCGAAACCGTAGATGTATGGCTCGACGATCAGCTGTTAATCGATGACTTCATGTTCCGTACAGCTACTCCTTTTATTGATGCCCCGGCCGGTGTTGACTTTACCATCGCAATTCAGCCCGCCAACAGCACAAGTCCTGAAAACCCAATATGGTCCAATGTTTATAACCTTATGGGTGGTGAGAAATACATCCTGATCGCTAACGGTATTGTAAGCCCAACGGGTTATGATCCCATTCAGCCCTTCGATATTTATGTTTTCCCGACTGCAAGGGAAGAGGCAACCGACATGATGAATACCGATGTGTTGGTTTTCCATGGCTCCACCGATGCCCCAACTGTTGATGTTTATGAAACCGGTGTGGGTGCCGGCCTTATCGTCGATGACCTCATGTACAGTGAATTCGACGGTTACCTTGAACTCCCCACTCAGGATTACATCCTGGAAGTCAGGGATGAAACCGGTTCAACTACTGTGGCTAAATATGATGCTCCCCTCGCACTGCTTGGACTTGATGGTACGGCATTAACCATTGTTGCCTCCGGTTTCCTGAATTCCGGAAACAATTCAAACGGACCGGATTTTGGTCTCTATGTAGCGCTTCCGTCGGGTGGTGATTTGCTTGGACTCTCTATTGCCACAGGTTTTGAAGAAAACATTATCAGCGATGCTTCTGTTAATGTATTTCCTAACCCGGCAAGTAACTATGTGAATGTCAACTATGAACTGCTGGCCCAGAATGAAGTTCGTCTGGAAATATACAACCTGCTTGGCAGCAAAATACTGGAACAGGGATTCGGATTTCAGTCAAGCGGTGTCTACAATCAAACTATAAATATATCCGGACTTACAGGAGGTATGTACTTATTAAGAATTAGTGCTGGAAAAACTCAGATCACTGAAAAGATCAAGGTTGTTAATTAATAAGTCAACAGTCCTGGTGTAACCCGGGCAACCCTTCCTCATTCGGGGAAGGGTTTTTTATTGGAATTTTTGCCGGCTTTCTTCTTTCAGGAATTCGATGGCGTGATTAACGGTGTTATGGTCTTTACCTGCCCAGTTTTCAATTACCCTGGCGGCAAACTCATGTCCGGGGGCCTGGTTATCCACTTGTCCCGCTGTAGCGTTTATTACCTGGATCACACTTTCCCTTGCATTCTTCACAAGGTCCCATCCCGGAGATGAAATGTATACCTGTTGAGAAAGGTTATGATCAAATTCTTCCCTGATAGTGCTCATCAGCTTGCTTCTCATCTCTCCCGCTTTCATATCGGGCTGGTTGATCCGTAAAATCAATCCCGTGGGTTGTATTCTTTCCAGGAAAAGGATAAGTCTTTCGTATGCCTGTAACTGGATGGGGATGAGGATTTCGCGGCTTGATTTTTTTGCGTCCATGACCCTCCGCTTCAATTCCTGGTTGAGAAAGGCTTTGATAAGCAGGTAAGCCAGGAGGAGGACTACCAGTGATGGCAGGATGTATTTCAGTATGTCGAGAAATTCTTGCATAGTTTTCAGTTTTATTTCGTAAAAGTAAACACAAATAAAACAGGGCCATATTGGATTTCTAAAATTTCCTACTTTTGTTTTTCTTTTAACAAATGAAAACTATGACAATGGAAGTATTAACCGAACGCTTGAGGAACATGTCGGAATCGGAAACTCTGGCGATGACACGCAAGAGCAGGGAGCTGCAATGCCAGGGATTTGATGTGATCAATCTGAGTATCGGAGAGCCGGATTTTAATACGCCGGACTTTATCAAGGAAGCCGCGATGAAAGCTATAGCGGAAAACCGTACGCATTATCCGCCTGTTGCCGGTATACAGGTTTTAAGGCAAGCTGTATCGGATAAACTGAAACGCGACAATAACCTTGATTATCGCCCGGAGCAGATCATTATCTCCGCCGGTGCCAAACATTCCATTGCCAATGCCATGCTTAGTATTATCGGGCCGGGCGATGAGGTATTAGTACCTGCTCCTTACTGGGTTTCGTATAAGGAGATTATCAAGCTGGCCCAGGGAACTCCTGTATTTATTGAGACTTCTATTGATAACGACTTCAAGATTACCCCTGCTCAGCTTGAAGCCAGCATTACTTCAAAAACAAAAGCCATCATTTACTCCAGTCCTTGCAACCCGAGCGGATCGGTTTACACCCGGAATGAATTGAAAGGTCTTGCAGAAGTACTTACAAACTATAAAAATATCTTTATCATTTCTGATGAGATTTACGAGCTGATCAATTTTGAGGGGAGGCATGAGTCCATTGCTCAGTTCACTTGCCTGAAGGATCAGGTTATTCTGATCAATGGAGTATCCAAAGGCTTTGCGATGACCGGCTGGCGTATTGGCTACATGGCCGCACCGGATGTCATTGCCAAAGCTTGCGATAAACTTCAGGGTCAATTTACTTCCGGGGTCAGCACTATTGCACAATATGCTGCTATTGCAGCCTTACAGGCAGATCCGAAAAATACACCTGAGATTGATTATATGGTAAAAACATTCAGGGAACGCCGGGATTATGTTCTTGATTTACTGGCTGAAATACCTGGATTCAAGACCAATAAGCCACAAGGGGCTTTCTATGTCTTTATCAATGTTAAAGAGCATTTTGGGAAACGCATTGATGGAAAGGTGATCACCAATGCATCAGACCTTTCCATGTATCTGCTTGAAAAAGCATGTGTAGCGCTTGTTCCCGGAGATGCATTCGGCAACCCGAATTGCTTGCGCCTAAGTTATGCTACTTCCAAAGAATTACTCAGGGAGGCTGTCCGCCGGATCTCAGAAGCTATTCAAAAACTGAATTAACTTTGTGTAGAAAAACCGAAATGTTATGGCAGCAAAATCAAAATATACAGACCTCCTGGAAGATTTCAGCAAGCTAAAAGTTTTGATCCTGGGCGATGTTATGATTGATGCTTATTTATGGGGCAAAGTGGAAAGAATCTCACCGGAAGCACCCGTACCTATCGTTGCTGTGCATAAAAGGGAGGAAAGATTGGGAGGGGCTGCCAATGTTGCATTGAACGTTAAATCGCTCGGCGCGGTTCCTATTCTTTGCTCTGTAATTGGTAATGATATTAAGGGTGATCTTTTCATTAAGCTTTTGGAGAAAGAAGGAATGGATACTACCGGTATCATAAAGAGTTCCGGTCGTGTAACAACAACAAAGTTTCGCATCATCGGTAATAATTCACAGATGCTCCGTGTGGATGAGGAAAGTACAACAGAACTTAATGCAGCTGATACCACAAGCATTGTTACGGTGATCAAGGATATTCTAAAGCAACATAAGATTGATGTTCTTATATTTCAGGATTATAATAAAGGGATCCTCACACAGAAAGTTATCCGCAAAGTGATTGAAATGGCCACAGAAAGTAACATTCCAGTTGCGGTGGACCCAAAAATCCAAAATTTCAGTGCTTACAAAGGAATAACCCTGTTCAAACCAAACCTGAAAGAGCTAAAGGAGGGATTGAAATATGATTTCAATCACCGCGATATCAAAGAACTTAACCAGGTTGTCCAGAAACTCCAGGAAAAACAACAGATTCAACATGCACTGATAACAATGTCGGAGGATGGCATCTATATTTCATCGAGGGAGGGGAACCAAAGATATATTCACAGTATCCCGGCTCATCGCCGTTCTATTGCTGATGTCAGCGGGGCAGGGGATACCGTCATCAGTGTAGCTGCCCTTTGCCTTGCCAGCCGTTGTATGCCTTATGAGATAGCTGCCATTTCAAACCTGGCAGGCGGCATTGTTTGTGAAGAAATTGGAGTCGTTCCTGTAAAAAGGGAAAAGTTGATGGCTGAACTGGTAAGATTAAATAACCTGTAACGGGATATTCAATTCCTCGTTAAACTAACTCCGAACCAGCGCATTACTTTGTCAGACCAGGCTTCACGATTCATATCCTTTTTATCTTCCGGGAGGCTGTTTTCAAGATAATTGTTGATAATCCTCTGATGTTCCTCAAAGGGATGTATTAAACCATCTTCCAGGATGGCGGAAAAATCTCCGGGGTTTCTGTTGAAGTCCAGTTCGCTCATAGTAGTTTATTTATAGTATTTAGACAAGCATGTATTTCTCTTCGTTGCACTTGATGAAAGAATATTTTTATCCTTAAAACGACCGTTGTAAAAGCTTGTATCCTTTACTGTATCTGGCGTAAATCAGTGTAACCTTCTACTATCTTAACAATGAGAATAAGGCATTGTTCAGGAATAAATACAAAAGAATTGGGTGTTTATTGGGGGATTTTTAAAACAAGACTCAGGGGACAAGCGGCAAGCAACAGGCGGCAAGCAACAGGCGGCAAGCAACAGGCGGCAAGCTGCAAGCTGCAAGCGGCAAGTTACAAGCTACAAGTTACAAGTTACAAGTTACAAGCGGCAAGTTACAAGCTGCAAGCTACAGGTTGCAGCTTGTAGCCTGTAACCTGTACCCTGCCGCCTGTACCCTGCCGCCTGTAGCATGCTCCCAGCTCCCAGCTCCCAGTTCCCAGCTCCCAGCTCCCAGCTCCCAGCTCCCAGTTCCCAGCTCCCACCTCCCAGCCCCCCAAATTTCCTTCATTCTCTTTTCTTCCTGAATGTGATCTCAGATTTTGCATTCTGCGAATGTCTTTAGAAAGCAAAGTAATTTTCGTAAGTTTGCACCGGATTTTTTAAGGCATGGAAATATTTTAACACGCTTGCCGTTAGTGAGATTAATGAATCGGAAAAATTTGAAGAATTTCAGGATCCCCATAGTATTGCTGTTTGTTTTAGCCCTGTCCGGGATTAATCATGTTAAAGGACAGCGTCAACCTATGAACCTCCCGGCATATGATTACTCACCGTATCATTTTGGGTTTGTTCTGGCAGTGAATCAGATGAATTTTGCATTGCAGTTAAAGGATAATGCCTCCCTGATAACATTCGATTCGGCCATGTCTCCCGATTTTTTTGCCGATTCTGTGCGGATTATGTCGGTCACATCCAAGCCAACCCTTGGCTTCACAATCGGTATCGTGTCAAATCTGAGGCTAGGAAAGTATTTCGATCTGCGGTTTGTTCCTTCACTGGCTTTCGGTGAACGCAGGCTCAACTATACTTTCCTGCGCTATAAGGATGATGCGGTAAGTACCGTGGAATTTGAAAAAAATATTACTTCAACGTACGTTGAATTTCCCCTGCATATTAAATATAAGTCGAAACGGCTGAATAATGTGAGAGCTTATGTAATTGCCGGAGGTAAATACGTGATTGACCTGGCGACCACCAAGGCCGATAAGGATGAAGAAAAGAACAATACACTGGTTAAATTAAACAGAAACGATTTCCTGCTGGAGGCCGGTGTAGGTTTCGATTTTTATAACGGCTGGTTCAAGTTCGGCACAGAGATCAAAATGGCTTATGGATTGACGGATATCCTCAAACGGGAAGATAACATTTATACCGAAGGAATAAAAAGTATGCGGTCGCAGATATTTCAGATTTCTTTTACCTTTGAATAGAGCTTAATAACATTGCCTATGAAACCCGCATCCGGTAATCATGAATTATTAAACCACATGGTGGAGAAGGGCTGTCTGAAACAGAAAGTATATAACAATACGTGTGCGGCACAGAACC
Coding sequences:
- a CDS encoding DUF4397 domain-containing protein yields the protein MKTMNKISTLMIALLLGFSIQAFSQARVQVIHNSADLATKVVDVWLDDQMLIDDFEFRTATPFIDAPAGVEFRIAILPPNSTSPDNPIWQNTYELEDARTYVLVANGIVSPSGYSPATPFNIDVFPFGREASSKPGNADVLVYHGATDAPVVDVVEVALGAGTIVNDLAYSEFQGYLELPTADFSLQIRDMTGTQVVAQYAAPLQTLGLVDQSMIVLASGFLNPASNSDGPSFGLFVALTGGGSLIPLPSEEISTARIQVIHNSSDILAKEVDIWVNGQLAIDNFMFRTATPFINAPANQDVTIAVQPANSSSASNPLWSDTFIFQGGERYILVANGLVNPSGYNPFVPFDIFVYNPAREFAGIQGYTDIVLFHGSTDAPVVDIYEGTTKTVVIDNLEYGEFRGYLEVPAGNYSFEVRDQSGSVTVATYGAPLLDLGMSGKAVSVIASGFFAPENNSEGPSFGLFLASPDGGELIELPLIEEPLETARVQVIHNSADAAAETVDVWLDDQLLIDDFMFRTATPFIDAPAGVDFTIAIQPANSTSPENPLWSNVYNLTSGETYILVANGIVSPTGYDPVQPFNIYVFTPAREMATGMMNTDVMVFHGSTDAPVVDVVEVGQGAGTIIDNLAYGDFAGYLELPTADYSLQIRNEVGNTVVAQYAAPLATLGLNGAAISVIASGFLNPAANSDGPAFGLWVALASGGDLVELPVEPISTARVQVIHNSADAAAETVDVWLDDQLLIDDFMFRTATPFIDAPAGVDFTIAIQPANSTSPENPIWSNVYNLMGGEKYILIANGIVSPTGYDPIQPFDIYVFPTAREEATDMMNTDVLVFHGSTDAPTVDVYETGVGAGLIVDDLMYSEFDGYLELPTQDYILEVRDETGSTTVAKYDAPLALLGLDGTALTIVASGFLNSGNNSNGPDFGLYVALPSGGDLLGLSIATGFEENIISDASVNVFPNPASNYVNVNYELLAQNEVRLEIYNLLGSKILEQGFGFQSSGVYNQTINISGLTGGMYLLRISAGKTQITEKIKVVN
- a CDS encoding pyridoxal phosphate-dependent aminotransferase produces the protein MTMEVLTERLRNMSESETLAMTRKSRELQCQGFDVINLSIGEPDFNTPDFIKEAAMKAIAENRTHYPPVAGIQVLRQAVSDKLKRDNNLDYRPEQIIISAGAKHSIANAMLSIIGPGDEVLVPAPYWVSYKEIIKLAQGTPVFIETSIDNDFKITPAQLEASITSKTKAIIYSSPCNPSGSVYTRNELKGLAEVLTNYKNIFIISDEIYELINFEGRHESIAQFTCLKDQVILINGVSKGFAMTGWRIGYMAAPDVIAKACDKLQGQFTSGVSTIAQYAAIAALQADPKNTPEIDYMVKTFRERRDYVLDLLAEIPGFKTNKPQGAFYVFINVKEHFGKRIDGKVITNASDLSMYLLEKACVALVPGDAFGNPNCLRLSYATSKELLREAVRRISEAIQKLN
- a CDS encoding D-glycero-beta-D-manno-heptose-7-phosphate kinase yields the protein MAAKSKYTDLLEDFSKLKVLILGDVMIDAYLWGKVERISPEAPVPIVAVHKREERLGGAANVALNVKSLGAVPILCSVIGNDIKGDLFIKLLEKEGMDTTGIIKSSGRVTTTKFRIIGNNSQMLRVDEESTTELNAADTTSIVTVIKDILKQHKIDVLIFQDYNKGILTQKVIRKVIEMATESNIPVAVDPKIQNFSAYKGITLFKPNLKELKEGLKYDFNHRDIKELNQVVQKLQEKQQIQHALITMSEDGIYISSREGNQRYIHSIPAHRRSIADVSGAGDTVISVAALCLASRCMPYEIAAISNLAGGIVCEEIGVVPVKREKLMAELVRLNNL
- a CDS encoding phosphotransferase, with product MQNLRSHSGRKENEGNLGGWEVGAGNWELGAGSWELGTGSWELGACYRRQGTGGRVQVTGYKLQPVACSL
- a CDS encoding PorT family protein; protein product: MKNFRIPIVLLFVLALSGINHVKGQRQPMNLPAYDYSPYHFGFVLAVNQMNFALQLKDNASLITFDSAMSPDFFADSVRIMSVTSKPTLGFTIGIVSNLRLGKYFDLRFVPSLAFGERRLNYTFLRYKDDAVSTVEFEKNITSTYVEFPLHIKYKSKRLNNVRAYVIAGGKYVIDLATTKADKDEEKNNTLVKLNRNDFLLEAGVGFDFYNGWFKFGTEIKMAYGLTDILKREDNIYTEGIKSMRSQIFQISFTFE